Proteins from one Motilibacter rhizosphaerae genomic window:
- a CDS encoding glycoside hydrolase family 3 protein, whose protein sequence is MGRDRKHRSRARAAAGIGVLGLLAAATQAGPASAAAPTVTGNHHVDRLLAKMTLDEKLSMIEGQAETASDRQYQAGYLPGIPRLGTPSLRLADGPPGVVTKQDSPGMTATMGLAATFSTEDAQDNGTVIGRDARAAGQDVVLEPFVNMDRDTSDSRGWNTYGEDPLLTSRVGASVITGIQSQGTMAQVKHFIAYDGGTNASVDPQTLHEIYLAPFDAAVKAGVSSVMCSYNAINSGSHSACGDTETLTGILRNELGFKGFVTSDWGGTHSTTYLNAGLDMEMPGGGNPTGGGGFTSFFAKDALKKALASGTIQESRVTEAVGRILYEYDKFGLLSNHPEKRHQVTTPPVSADLQVIQKTAEDAAVLLKDDGGALPLSGSGSTALIGPGGGQTIATNGTGEKSGGLVQYQTGTYQAMQQALGSSANLSYAVGDDMTGTPVPASALSHDGQPGLLRTPTGGGATSVDTTLDFTTAKGNALPAGSADTWTGTLTVPATGTYWLDIQALGGNASLAVDGASKASLNARYGALHATDGNGPLPTTDGLANGRAQLTLTAGAHTIKVTTTADASTGKPTQVRLAWVTPEQQQADHDAAVAAAKKATTAVVFAWSSGDLSQPLPEGQDQLIDDITAVNPNTVVVLNTSQPVAMPWLSKVKAVLEMWYPGDRGGYATADVLLGKANPGGRLPFTWAASLDQELAHQSSHPERSSTGVGGSSCAGFSGFNTPWLCGLTTYSEGVDIGYRFFAANHETPLYPFGYGLSYSTFQYSGLTTAPAEDGGVDVTLTVSNTGSKAGDTTPQVYLDAPKTQPAGAQFAPRTLAGFTRVTVPAGASRSVTIHVAKRQLQYWSIAGGWTTATGARDLHVSTDATTDVLTGGITVS, encoded by the coding sequence GTGGGACGCGATCGCAAGCACCGCTCTCGGGCGAGGGCAGCAGCCGGCATCGGCGTGCTCGGCCTGCTCGCCGCAGCGACCCAGGCCGGACCGGCCTCGGCCGCGGCACCGACGGTGACGGGGAACCACCACGTCGACCGGCTGCTCGCCAAGATGACCCTCGACGAGAAGCTCTCGATGATCGAGGGCCAGGCCGAGACCGCCTCCGACCGGCAGTACCAGGCTGGCTACCTGCCGGGCATCCCGCGGCTGGGCACCCCCTCGCTGCGGCTGGCCGACGGGCCGCCCGGCGTCGTCACCAAGCAGGACTCGCCGGGCATGACGGCGACGATGGGGCTGGCGGCGACGTTCAGCACCGAGGACGCGCAGGACAACGGCACCGTCATCGGCCGCGACGCGCGCGCCGCCGGGCAGGACGTCGTGCTCGAGCCGTTCGTCAACATGGACCGCGACACCAGCGACAGCCGTGGGTGGAACACCTACGGCGAGGATCCGCTGCTCACCAGCCGGGTCGGCGCCTCGGTCATCACCGGGATCCAGTCCCAGGGCACGATGGCCCAGGTCAAGCACTTCATCGCCTACGACGGCGGGACGAACGCCTCGGTGGATCCGCAGACCCTGCACGAGATCTACCTCGCGCCCTTCGACGCCGCCGTGAAGGCCGGCGTCAGCTCGGTCATGTGCTCCTACAACGCGATCAACTCGGGCTCCCACAGTGCCTGCGGTGACACCGAGACCCTGACCGGCATCCTGCGCAACGAGCTCGGCTTCAAGGGATTCGTGACCTCGGACTGGGGCGGGACCCACTCCACGACGTACCTCAATGCCGGTCTCGACATGGAGATGCCCGGCGGCGGCAACCCCACCGGTGGCGGAGGGTTCACCTCGTTCTTCGCCAAGGACGCGCTCAAGAAGGCACTGGCCTCGGGCACGATCCAGGAGTCCCGCGTGACCGAGGCGGTTGGGCGGATCCTCTACGAGTACGACAAGTTCGGGCTGCTGAGCAACCACCCGGAGAAGCGCCACCAGGTCACCACGCCTCCGGTCAGTGCCGACCTCCAGGTCATCCAGAAGACCGCTGAGGACGCGGCCGTGCTGCTCAAGGACGACGGCGGCGCGCTGCCGCTCAGCGGGAGCGGGTCCACCGCCCTCATCGGTCCGGGCGGCGGGCAGACCATCGCCACCAACGGGACCGGGGAGAAGTCCGGCGGCCTGGTCCAGTACCAGACCGGCACGTACCAGGCGATGCAGCAGGCCCTCGGGTCGTCCGCGAACCTCTCGTACGCCGTGGGGGACGACATGACCGGCACCCCTGTGCCCGCGTCCGCCCTGTCGCACGACGGCCAGCCCGGCCTGCTGCGCACCCCGACCGGCGGCGGCGCGACCTCGGTCGACACCACCCTGGACTTCACCACGGCCAAGGGGAACGCGCTGCCCGCCGGGAGCGCCGACACGTGGACGGGGACGCTCACCGTCCCGGCCACGGGCACGTACTGGCTCGACATCCAGGCGCTGGGGGGCAACGCGTCCCTCGCTGTCGACGGCGCCTCGAAGGCGTCGCTGAACGCGCGGTACGGCGCGCTCCACGCCACCGACGGCAACGGCCCGCTGCCCACCACCGACGGGCTCGCGAACGGGCGCGCCCAGCTCACGCTGACGGCCGGCGCACACACCATCAAGGTCACCACGACCGCCGACGCCTCCACCGGCAAGCCCACCCAGGTCCGCCTCGCGTGGGTCACGCCCGAGCAGCAGCAGGCGGACCACGATGCCGCTGTGGCTGCGGCGAAGAAGGCCACGACCGCGGTCGTCTTCGCGTGGAGCTCCGGAGACCTGTCGCAGCCCCTGCCCGAGGGCCAGGACCAGCTCATCGACGACATCACCGCCGTCAACCCGAACACCGTCGTCGTGCTCAACACGAGCCAGCCCGTCGCGATGCCGTGGCTGTCGAAGGTGAAGGCCGTCCTCGAGATGTGGTACCCGGGCGACCGCGGTGGCTACGCGACCGCGGACGTGCTGCTCGGCAAGGCCAATCCCGGCGGCCGTCTGCCCTTCACCTGGGCCGCCTCGCTGGACCAGGAGCTCGCGCACCAGAGCAGCCACCCCGAGCGGTCCTCCACCGGTGTCGGTGGCAGCTCCTGCGCCGGGTTCAGCGGCTTCAACACTCCCTGGCTCTGCGGCCTGACGACGTACTCCGAGGGCGTCGACATCGGCTACCGGTTCTTCGCCGCGAACCACGAGACACCGCTGTACCCCTTCGGGTACGGCCTGTCGTACAGCACCTTCCAGTACTCCGGGCTCACCACGGCGCCGGCCGAGGACGGTGGCGTGGACGTCACCCTCACGGTGTCCAACACCGGGAGCAAGGCCGGCGACACCACGCCGCAGGTGTACCTCGACGCTCCGAAGACGCAGCCGGCAGGCGCCCAGTTCGCGCCGCGCACGCTGGCCGGGTTCACCCGGGTGACCGTTCCCGCGGGGGCGAGCAGGAGCGTCACCATTCACGTCGCCAAGCGGCAGCTGCAGTACTGGTCCATCGCCGGCGGCTGGACCACGGCCACCGGCGCGCGCGACCTGCACGTCAGCACCGACGCCACGACCGACGTCCTGACGGGCGGCATCACGGTCAGCTGA
- a CDS encoding toll/interleukin-1 receptor domain-containing protein, with translation MSSQFLSYVRRDEPAVRTLAAALTLGGYAPFFDGDLKGGQDWWGILLDKIEAADAFVPVLSEGYATSQPCQLEAEYAAQLGKPFLPLALDGVSPGLFPPSISRAQWVHYSPTDPATMLRVVAALNGLPPAPPLPDPRPPRPDAPAKYMNLFSEEIGAPAEIRRERQLVIVADLKARLLSDDHDAVVFLLRQLRSRPDVAYQAVQQIDEVLQRVATPRVPAGAPGPGHAPGVRVPLQAPPPGPRSVPEVTTTPRAAPPVVTEPPHETPSRHLLLAVLALLVPYPALAATYGAAYAEATSTTETSVTTAVFACAALLCGLVAVIAALLVRGRAAGGRTAAARTASRRARRWALASFALTVVGVLYVIGSVDSATSSS, from the coding sequence GTGAGCAGCCAGTTCCTCAGCTACGTCAGACGAGACGAGCCGGCGGTGCGTACCCTCGCGGCTGCGCTGACCCTCGGCGGCTACGCGCCGTTCTTCGACGGCGACCTCAAGGGCGGGCAGGACTGGTGGGGGATCCTGCTCGACAAGATCGAAGCGGCTGATGCGTTCGTGCCGGTGCTCAGCGAAGGCTACGCGACCTCGCAACCGTGCCAGCTCGAGGCGGAGTACGCCGCACAGCTCGGCAAGCCGTTCCTCCCTCTGGCCCTGGACGGCGTCTCACCGGGCCTCTTCCCGCCGAGCATCTCGCGGGCGCAGTGGGTGCACTACTCCCCCACCGACCCCGCGACCATGCTGCGGGTCGTCGCGGCCCTCAACGGGCTGCCGCCGGCTCCACCGCTCCCCGACCCCCGGCCTCCACGCCCGGACGCGCCGGCGAAGTACATGAACCTGTTCAGCGAGGAGATCGGGGCTCCCGCCGAGATCCGTCGCGAGCGCCAGCTCGTCATCGTCGCGGACCTGAAGGCCCGGCTGCTCAGCGACGACCACGACGCGGTCGTGTTCCTCCTGCGCCAGCTGCGGTCCCGACCGGACGTGGCGTACCAGGCCGTGCAGCAGATCGACGAGGTGCTGCAGCGCGTGGCGACGCCCCGCGTACCGGCGGGCGCCCCCGGGCCCGGCCACGCGCCGGGTGTCCGGGTGCCGCTGCAGGCACCACCTCCGGGGCCGCGGTCGGTGCCCGAGGTCACCACGACGCCGCGAGCAGCCCCACCGGTCGTCACCGAGCCGCCGCACGAGACACCGAGCCGCCACCTGCTGCTGGCGGTGCTCGCCCTGCTGGTGCCCTACCCGGCTCTGGCAGCGACGTACGGCGCGGCCTACGCCGAGGCGACGAGCACGACAGAGACGAGCGTGACCACAGCGGTCTTCGCGTGCGCCGCCCTGCTCTGCGGTCTCGTCGCGGTCATCGCGGCGCTGCTCGTGCGGGGGCGGGCGGCAGGAGGGCGGACGGCTGCGGCGCGGACCGCGTCGCGGCGGGCGCGGCGCTGGGCGCTCGCGTCCTTCGCCCTCACCGTCGTCGGGGTGCTCTACGTCATCGGCTCCGTCGACTCGGCGACGAGCTCCAGCTGA
- a CDS encoding DUF1990 family protein has product MPRPLSERSATYDEVGATCPAEPEWRARPRGYRSFERTVVVGHGEHLWRSASAALLAWEVKTCSGFEVHPAGRVRTGQRLELLARIGPLRLREPVFIAAVVDEPDRRGFAYGTLDGHPVAGEEAFVLHREGDEVWLTLRSLTRPPRGRWRLAFPAVLVAQRVYRRRYARALRP; this is encoded by the coding sequence GTGCCGCGCCCTCTCAGCGAACGCTCCGCGACGTACGACGAGGTCGGTGCGACGTGTCCGGCCGAGCCCGAGTGGCGCGCCCGGCCACGCGGCTACCGGTCGTTCGAGCGGACGGTCGTCGTCGGTCACGGCGAGCACCTGTGGCGCAGCGCTTCCGCGGCCCTGCTCGCGTGGGAGGTGAAGACGTGCAGCGGCTTCGAGGTCCACCCCGCCGGCCGCGTACGCACCGGGCAGCGCCTCGAGCTGCTCGCCCGGATCGGTCCCCTCCGCCTGCGGGAGCCGGTCTTCATCGCCGCGGTCGTCGACGAGCCGGACCGACGGGGGTTCGCGTACGGCACGCTCGACGGGCACCCCGTCGCTGGCGAGGAGGCTTTCGTGCTGCACCGCGAGGGGGACGAGGTCTGGCTGACCCTGCGCTCGCTGACCCGACCGCCGCGCGGGCGCTGGCGCCTGGCCTTCCCCGCCGTCCTCGTCGCGCAGCGCGTCTACCGCAGGAGGTACGCCCGCGCCCTGCGCCCCTGA
- a CDS encoding SigE family RNA polymerase sigma factor, producing MRQPPERDEEFVAFVAATSQRLLHVAWLVCGDRHRAEDLVQTALAGTYRHWGRVRQQDAYAYARRAVLNANISWWRRLARERFVEPPELPGPDEAERSDVRESLRASLLALTARERAVVVLRYLEDLSEEQTAAELDIARGTVKSTASRALAKLRADAGAAALAEGR from the coding sequence GTGCGGCAGCCCCCGGAGCGCGACGAGGAGTTCGTGGCCTTCGTCGCCGCTACCTCACAGCGCCTGCTGCACGTCGCCTGGCTCGTCTGCGGGGACCGGCACCGGGCCGAGGATCTCGTGCAGACGGCGCTCGCGGGGACCTACCGCCACTGGGGCAGGGTCCGCCAGCAGGACGCGTACGCCTACGCCCGGCGCGCGGTGCTGAACGCGAACATCTCCTGGTGGCGGCGGCTCGCCCGGGAGCGCTTCGTCGAGCCGCCCGAGCTGCCCGGACCGGATGAGGCGGAGCGGAGCGATGTGCGCGAGTCCTTGAGGGCGTCGCTCCTCGCGCTCACCGCACGGGAGCGGGCCGTCGTCGTCCTGCGCTACCTCGAGGACCTCAGCGAGGAGCAGACAGCCGCCGAGCTCGACATCGCCCGCGGAACCGTCAAGAGCACGGCATCCCGCGCTCTCGCCAAGCTGCGCGCCGACGCTGGTGCCGCCGCTCTCGCGGAAGGACGCTGA
- a CDS encoding DUF309 domain-containing protein, with protein sequence MSERDRDPQGRAQNSRPRDSLGRPLPPGSAGVPRIPDELVLPPREALVRAQELLDDGMPFHAHEILEGTWKAAPDEERELWQGLAQLCVGLTHLARGNARGGRALLLRAADRLDTYAGQRPYAVRTEELAAFAREVAGASVAQAVPPPRLVQD encoded by the coding sequence ATGAGCGAGCGCGACCGGGACCCCCAGGGGCGCGCGCAGAACTCGCGCCCGCGTGACTCCCTCGGCCGCCCGCTGCCGCCCGGGTCGGCGGGTGTCCCGCGCATCCCCGACGAGCTGGTGCTGCCGCCGCGTGAGGCGCTCGTCCGTGCGCAGGAGCTGCTCGACGACGGCATGCCCTTCCACGCCCACGAGATCCTCGAGGGCACGTGGAAGGCCGCCCCCGACGAGGAGCGCGAGCTGTGGCAGGGGCTCGCGCAGCTCTGCGTCGGGCTCACGCACCTGGCCCGGGGGAACGCCCGCGGGGGACGGGCACTGCTGCTGCGCGCGGCCGACCGGCTGGACACGTACGCCGGTCAGCGGCCGTACGCCGTGCGCACCGAGGAGCTCGCCGCCTTCGCCCGCGAGGTGGCAGGAGCGTCTGTGGCGCAAGCGGTCCCGCCGCCTCGCCTCGTGCAGGACTGA
- a CDS encoding alpha/beta fold hydrolase produces the protein MAVLDASTALVEGPWEHRMVAAGGARFHVAEAGEGPLVLLLHGFPQFWWTWRHVIPALASAGVRAVAMDLRGYGASDKPPRGYDPATLASDVVGVVRALGAADAVVVGNGLGGLLGWTAAVAYPKQVRGLVAIGAPHPLRFRAAVGRDPAQLAVSRHVLGFQLPLLPERRLVEDDAAYVGHLLRAWSAQPPADEVVETYRQAMRIAGVAHSSLEYSRWAVRSLVRPDGARYARGMRVPVKAPVLHLHGAEDHAVLSRTAAGSAAHVTGYYRWQLVPGAGHFVQEEAPEVVVREVLAFLGEQGLVA, from the coding sequence GTGGCCGTGCTGGACGCCTCCACCGCCCTCGTCGAGGGTCCGTGGGAGCACCGCATGGTCGCCGCCGGTGGTGCGCGCTTCCACGTCGCCGAGGCCGGCGAGGGCCCGTTGGTCCTGCTGCTGCACGGGTTCCCGCAGTTCTGGTGGACCTGGCGGCACGTCATCCCCGCGCTCGCGTCTGCCGGCGTACGGGCTGTCGCGATGGACCTGCGCGGCTACGGCGCCAGCGACAAGCCGCCGCGCGGCTACGACCCCGCGACGCTCGCGTCCGACGTCGTGGGCGTGGTCCGCGCGCTCGGCGCCGCCGACGCCGTCGTCGTCGGCAACGGGCTCGGCGGTCTGCTCGGGTGGACGGCGGCGGTGGCGTACCCGAAGCAGGTGCGCGGCCTGGTCGCCATCGGCGCGCCGCACCCCCTGCGCTTCCGCGCGGCCGTCGGACGCGACCCCGCGCAGCTCGCCGTGAGCCGGCACGTCCTCGGCTTCCAGCTCCCGCTGCTGCCGGAGCGCCGGCTGGTCGAGGACGACGCGGCGTACGTCGGGCACCTGCTCCGCGCATGGTCCGCGCAGCCACCGGCGGACGAGGTCGTCGAGACCTACCGGCAGGCGATGCGGATCGCCGGCGTGGCGCACAGCTCGCTGGAGTACAGCCGCTGGGCGGTGCGCTCGCTGGTGCGCCCCGACGGAGCGAGGTACGCGCGGGGCATGCGAGTGCCGGTCAAGGCCCCCGTCCTGCACCTGCACGGAGCCGAGGACCACGCGGTCCTGTCGCGCACGGCGGCGGGGTCGGCCGCGCACGTCACCGGCTACTACCGCTGGCAGCTCGTCCCCGGAGCGGGCCACTTCGTCCAGGAGGAGGCCCCCGAGGTCGTCGTCCGCGAGGTGCTGGCGTTCTTAGGCGAGCAGGGGCTCGTCGCATGA
- a CDS encoding phage holin family protein, producing the protein MSTTYHNSTGDVTVTVPGGEEPSLGKLVASATKDLSALVRAEVELAKTELRNEVKHAVAGSGMFIVAGLLGLLALIMLVIAAALGLTALGLPNSLAFLIVAIVILLVAGGLVFIGIKQVKRISAPERTIRTTKDSVSLIKGSAKH; encoded by the coding sequence ATGTCGACGACGTACCACAACAGCACCGGTGACGTGACCGTCACGGTCCCCGGCGGCGAGGAGCCCTCCCTCGGGAAGCTCGTCGCGTCCGCGACCAAGGACCTTTCCGCGCTGGTGCGGGCCGAGGTCGAGCTCGCGAAGACCGAGCTCCGCAACGAGGTCAAGCACGCCGTCGCCGGCAGCGGCATGTTCATCGTGGCGGGCCTGCTCGGCCTGCTCGCGCTCATCATGCTGGTCATCGCCGCGGCCCTCGGGCTGACCGCGCTGGGGCTCCCGAACAGCCTCGCCTTCCTCATCGTGGCGATCGTCATCCTCCTGGTGGCAGGCGGCCTCGTCTTCATCGGCATCAAGCAGGTCAAGCGGATCAGCGCACCCGAGCGCACGATCCGCACGACCAAGGACAGCGTGTCCCTCATCAAGGGGTCGGCGAAGCACTGA
- the acs gene encoding acetate--CoA ligase yields the protein MSDGTTTRGTSSAAQAGLSNLLHEERRFPPSAEFSAQANGQPDLYDRAAADRVGFWEEQARALHWDTPWDTALEWDAPFAKWFVGGTLNVAYNCVDRHVEAGHGDQVAIHWIGEPGDTRTITYADLQREVAKAANALTELGVQKGDRVAIYLPMVPEAAVAMLACARIGAPHSVVFGGFSADALASRIDDASAKLVITADGGYRRGAPSALKPAVDEAVARTTSVEKVLVVRRTGQDVAWDDAKDVWWHEVVDRQPDTHAYEPHDAEHPLFILYTSGTTAKPKGILHTTGGYLTHVSYTHRYVFDLKPDSDVYWCSADIGWVTGHSYIVYGPLANRATQVMYEGTPDTPHKGRLWEIAQEYGVTILYTAPTLIRTMMKWGEEIPQGYDLSALRVLGSVGEPINPEAWVWYRRVIGGDRTPIVDTWWQTETGGLMISPLPGVTTLKPGSAQRPLPGISAEVVDDSGNPVPNGGGGYLVLTEPWPGMLRGIWGDDARYTETYWSRFPGRYFAGDGAKKDDDGDIWLLGRVDDVMNVSGHRISTTEVESALVSHPKVAEAAVVGATDPTTGQAIVAFVIPRGDAAAATAQGDALVQELRNHVSKEIGPIAKPRQILVVAELPKTRSGKIMRRLLRDVAENRSVGDVTTLADSTVMDLISQQLPAAASSED from the coding sequence GTGAGCGACGGCACGACGACCCGCGGGACGAGCAGCGCTGCGCAGGCGGGCCTCTCCAACCTGCTGCACGAGGAGCGCCGGTTCCCGCCGAGCGCCGAGTTCTCCGCGCAGGCCAACGGCCAGCCCGACCTCTACGACCGGGCCGCAGCCGACCGCGTCGGGTTCTGGGAGGAGCAGGCGCGCGCCCTGCACTGGGACACCCCGTGGGACACCGCGCTCGAGTGGGACGCGCCCTTCGCCAAGTGGTTCGTGGGCGGCACCCTCAACGTCGCCTACAACTGCGTCGACCGGCACGTCGAGGCCGGGCACGGCGACCAGGTGGCCATCCACTGGATCGGCGAGCCGGGCGACACCCGCACGATCACGTACGCCGACCTCCAGCGCGAGGTCGCGAAGGCCGCCAACGCGCTGACCGAGCTCGGCGTGCAGAAGGGCGACCGCGTCGCGATCTACCTGCCGATGGTCCCGGAGGCCGCGGTCGCGATGCTCGCCTGCGCCCGCATCGGCGCCCCGCACTCGGTGGTGTTCGGCGGCTTCTCCGCCGACGCGCTGGCGAGCCGCATCGACGACGCGAGCGCGAAGCTCGTCATCACCGCCGACGGCGGCTACCGGCGCGGCGCCCCGTCAGCGCTCAAGCCCGCGGTCGACGAGGCGGTCGCGCGCACGACGAGCGTCGAGAAGGTGCTCGTGGTGCGGCGTACGGGCCAGGACGTCGCGTGGGACGACGCGAAGGACGTCTGGTGGCACGAGGTCGTGGACCGCCAGCCGGACACCCACGCGTACGAGCCGCACGACGCCGAGCACCCGCTGTTCATCCTCTACACCAGCGGGACCACGGCGAAGCCGAAGGGCATCCTGCACACGACGGGCGGCTACCTCACGCACGTCTCCTACACGCACCGCTACGTCTTCGACCTCAAGCCCGACAGCGACGTCTACTGGTGCTCGGCGGACATCGGCTGGGTGACCGGCCACTCCTACATCGTGTACGGGCCGCTGGCCAACCGCGCGACGCAGGTGATGTACGAGGGGACGCCGGACACCCCGCACAAGGGCCGGCTGTGGGAGATTGCCCAGGAGTACGGCGTCACCATCCTCTACACGGCCCCGACCCTCATCCGCACGATGATGAAGTGGGGCGAGGAGATCCCCCAGGGCTACGACCTGTCGGCGCTGCGCGTGCTCGGCAGCGTGGGCGAGCCGATCAACCCCGAGGCCTGGGTCTGGTACCGCCGGGTCATCGGCGGCGACCGGACCCCGATCGTCGACACGTGGTGGCAGACCGAGACCGGTGGGCTGATGATCTCGCCGCTGCCCGGCGTCACGACGCTGAAGCCCGGCTCGGCGCAGCGCCCGCTGCCCGGCATCAGCGCCGAGGTCGTCGACGACTCCGGCAACCCGGTGCCCAACGGCGGGGGCGGCTACCTCGTGCTGACCGAGCCGTGGCCCGGCATGCTGCGCGGGATCTGGGGCGACGACGCGCGCTACACGGAGACGTACTGGTCGCGGTTCCCCGGCCGCTACTTCGCCGGTGACGGCGCGAAGAAGGACGACGACGGCGACATCTGGCTGCTCGGCCGCGTCGACGACGTCATGAACGTCTCGGGCCACCGCATCTCCACGACGGAGGTCGAGTCCGCACTGGTCTCGCATCCCAAGGTCGCGGAGGCCGCGGTCGTGGGGGCGACCGACCCGACGACCGGGCAGGCGATCGTCGCCTTCGTCATCCCCCGCGGAGACGCCGCCGCGGCCACCGCCCAGGGCGATGCGCTGGTCCAGGAGCTGCGCAACCACGTGAGCAAGGAGATCGGCCCGATCGCCAAGCCCCGCCAGATCCTCGTCGTGGCCGAGCTGCCCAAGACCCGGTCGGGCAAGATCATGCGTCGGCTGCTGCGCGACGTGGCCGAGAACCGCTCCGTCGGCGACGTCACGACGCTCGCCGACTCGACGGTGATGGACCTCATCAGCCAGCAGCTGCCGGCCGCCGCCAGCAGCGAGGACTAG
- a CDS encoding HAD family hydrolase, translated as MLPCVSATTGGVRAAAFFDLDKTVIARSSSLAFSRAFRRAGLLTRRSELRSALAHVGYLLGADGTQQVERLGRVLTSLVTGWEVALVQRLVAETVHELIDPIVYAEALALIEEHRAAGRDVVIVSASGAEVVEPVGRLLGAAHVLATQLAVDDGRYTGEIESWVHGEAKAAAVRALADEVGYDLAASWAYSDSASDLPMLEAVGHPAVVNPDRAWRRTAVARGWPVLEFRRPVRLPRRRRRVVAAAVALVALVALAALVLPLRRGRR; from the coding sequence ATGCTCCCGTGCGTGAGCGCGACGACCGGCGGCGTACGGGCCGCGGCGTTCTTCGACCTCGACAAGACGGTGATCGCCCGGTCGAGCTCGCTCGCCTTCAGCCGGGCGTTCCGGCGGGCCGGGCTGCTGACCCGGCGCAGCGAGCTGCGCAGCGCGCTCGCGCACGTGGGCTACCTGCTCGGCGCCGACGGCACCCAGCAGGTCGAGCGGCTCGGCCGCGTGCTCACGTCCCTCGTGACCGGCTGGGAGGTCGCGCTGGTGCAGCGGCTGGTCGCCGAGACCGTGCACGAGCTCATCGACCCCATCGTCTACGCCGAGGCCCTGGCGCTGATCGAGGAGCACCGCGCGGCGGGACGCGACGTCGTCATCGTCAGCGCGTCGGGCGCCGAGGTCGTGGAGCCCGTGGGCCGGCTGCTCGGCGCCGCGCACGTCCTGGCCACGCAGCTCGCGGTCGACGACGGCCGCTACACCGGCGAGATCGAGAGCTGGGTGCACGGCGAGGCCAAGGCCGCGGCGGTCCGCGCGCTGGCCGACGAGGTCGGCTACGACCTCGCCGCGAGCTGGGCGTACAGCGACTCGGCGAGCGACCTGCCCATGCTCGAGGCGGTCGGCCACCCCGCGGTGGTCAACCCCGATCGGGCGTGGCGGCGCACGGCCGTCGCGCGGGGGTGGCCGGTGCTGGAGTTCCGCCGTCCGGTCCGGCTGCCGCGGCGGCGGCGCCGCGTGGTCGCCGCGGCAGTCGCGCTCGTCGCGCTCGTCGCGCTCGCCGCCCTGGTGCTGCCGCTGCGACGAGGGCGGCGGTGA
- the ssd gene encoding septum site-determining protein Ssd, whose amino-acid sequence MTPPLLLSSDPELHAVLTRLAAAAGVGLDVVTAHEVTGRRWAMAPLVLVGADSALALAARGLPHRRDLVLVGADEEDLTFELAAATAADHVVVMPSAEPWLLQRLARTDPAAVDDGVVVGVVPGRGGAGATTLACALAVTAAREGVPTALLDADPLGGGIDLVLGAEDCPGARWGGGDGVPPLGADDGPPEVDGLLVLSWERSPLGPSLVAPEEAVLDVLAGLRRSRSLVVVDLPRWWDPASSAALDALDVALLITPAEVRATAAAAAVSGRLRERVADLRLVVRGPAPSGLPAELVADALDLPLAGELAPEPGLALALERGEPPARTGRGPLAALCRSLLLTLPRAEDRAA is encoded by the coding sequence ATGACCCCGCCCCTCCTGCTGAGCTCCGACCCGGAGCTCCACGCCGTCCTCACCAGGCTCGCCGCCGCCGCCGGGGTCGGCCTCGACGTCGTGACGGCCCACGAGGTGACCGGCCGCCGCTGGGCGATGGCGCCGCTCGTGCTCGTCGGCGCCGACTCCGCCCTCGCCCTGGCGGCCCGCGGGCTGCCGCACCGGCGCGACCTCGTGCTCGTCGGAGCCGACGAGGAGGACCTCACCTTCGAGCTGGCCGCGGCGACGGCTGCCGACCACGTCGTCGTCATGCCCTCGGCCGAGCCGTGGCTGCTCCAGCGGCTCGCCCGCACGGACCCCGCCGCGGTGGACGACGGGGTCGTCGTCGGCGTCGTGCCCGGCCGCGGGGGAGCGGGGGCCACGACACTGGCGTGCGCGCTCGCGGTGACCGCAGCCCGGGAGGGCGTCCCCACCGCGCTCCTCGACGCGGACCCCCTGGGCGGCGGCATCGACCTCGTGCTCGGGGCCGAGGACTGCCCGGGCGCCCGGTGGGGCGGTGGCGACGGCGTGCCGCCGCTCGGCGCGGACGACGGACCGCCCGAGGTCGACGGGCTGCTCGTGCTGTCGTGGGAGCGCAGCCCCCTCGGGCCCTCGCTCGTCGCGCCGGAGGAGGCCGTCCTCGACGTGCTCGCCGGGCTGCGCCGCTCGCGCTCGCTCGTGGTGGTGGACCTGCCGCGCTGGTGGGACCCGGCCAGCTCGGCCGCCCTCGACGCGCTCGACGTGGCGCTGCTCATCACCCCGGCCGAGGTGCGCGCCACCGCTGCAGCGGCGGCCGTCTCGGGGAGGCTGCGCGAGCGCGTCGCCGACCTGCGGCTCGTCGTGCGCGGTCCGGCGCCCTCCGGCCTCCCCGCCGAGCTCGTCGCCGACGCCCTCGACCTGCCGCTCGCCGGCGAGCTCGCCCCGGAGCCCGGGCTCGCGCTGGCGCTCGAGCGCGGAGAGCCACCCGCGCGTACGGGCCGGGGGCCGCTCGCCGCCCTGTGCCGGAGCCTGCTCCTCACGCTGCCGCGCGCCGAGGACCGGGCGGCGTGA